A single Saccopteryx bilineata isolate mSacBil1 chromosome 11, mSacBil1_pri_phased_curated, whole genome shotgun sequence DNA region contains:
- the TPRA1 gene encoding transmembrane protein adipocyte-associated 1, with translation METLQEGTWANRSTVLPPPVAANISMPHRCLLLLYEDIGTSRVRYWDLLLLVPNVLFFIFLLWKLPYARAKICITSSPIFITFYILVFVVALVGIARAVVSMTVSTSDAATVADKILWEITRFFLLAIELSVIILGLAFGHLESKSSIKRVLAITTVLSLAYSVTQGTLEILYPDAHLSAEDFNIYGHGGRQFWLVSSCFFFLVYSLVVVLPKTPLKERISLPSRRSFYVYAGILALLNLLQGLGSALLCADIIEGLCCVDATTFLYFSFFAPLIYVAFLRGFFGSEPKILFSYKCQVDETEEPDMHLPQPYAVTRREGLEAAGAASTQFDSAGGVSYLDDIASMPCHTGSINSTDSERWKALDA, from the exons ATGGAAACCCTGCAGGAGGGGACATGGGCCAATCGGAGCACAGTGCTGCCCCCGCCCGTGGCGGCCAACATCAGCATGCCACATCGCTGTCTGCTGCTGCTCTATGAGGACATTGGCACCTCCAG GGTTCGATACTGGGACCTCTTGCTGCTCGTTCCGAATGTGCTCTTCTTCATTTTCCTGCTCTGGAAACTTCCGTATGCTCGGGCCAAGATCTGCATCACCTCCAGCCCCATTTTTATCACTTTCTATATCCTG GTGTTTGTGGTGGCGCTGGTAGGCATCGCCCGGGCTGTGGTCAGCATGACGGTCAGCACCTCGGATGCTGCAACTGTTGCTGATAAG ATCCTGTGGGAGATTACCCGCTTCTTCCTGTTGGCCATCGAGCTGAGTGTGATTATCCTGGGCCTTGCCTTTG GTCACCTGGAGAGCAAGTCAAGCATCAAGCGTGTGCTGGCCATCACCACTGTGCTGTCCCTGGCCTACTCTGTTACCCAG GGGACGCTGGAGATCCTGTACCCCGATGCCCACCTCTCTGCTGAGGACTTCAACATCTATGGGCACGGGGGCCGCCAGTTCTGGCTGGTCAGCTCCTGCTTCTTCTTCCTG gTGTACTCTCTGGTGGTCGTGCTTCCCAAGACCCCTCTGAAGGAGCGGATCTCCCTGCCTT CGCGGAGGAGCTTCTATGTGTACGCAGGCATCCTGGCGCTGCTCAACTTGTTGCAGGGGCTGGGAAGCGCGCTGCTCTGTGCGGACATCATCGAGGGGCTCTG ctgtgtAGATGCCACCACTTTCCTCTACTTCAGCTTCTTTGCACCCCTCATCTATGTGGCCTTCCTCCGGGGCTTCTTCGG CTCGGAGCCCAAGATCCTCTTCTCCTACAAATGCCAAGTGGATGAGACTGAAGAACCGGACATGCACCTGCCCCAGCCCTACGCTGTCACCCGCCGGGAGGGCCTGGAGGCAGCGGGCGCCGCCAGTACACAGTTCGACTCAGCCGGCGGGGTGTCCTACCTAGACGACATCGCGTCCATGCCCTGCCACACCGGCAGCATCAACAGCACGGACAGCGAGCGCTGGAAGGCTCTCGATGCCTGA